Proteins co-encoded in one Opitutus terrae PB90-1 genomic window:
- a CDS encoding molybdopterin oxidoreductase family protein, whose translation MSTIAERLRAQSGPMTSELVQRPSDFGLGRLPSRLAPAATITSVCGFCSTGCGLKIHLNDRGEAINLTADPGYPVNLGMACPKGWEALTPLVATDRATTPLLRDDASGRLVPVSWSVALAAFVQRFRSIQERSGKAAVAVLSTGQIVTEEMALLGALAKFGMGVRHLDSNTRQCMATSHVAYKQAFGFDAPPFTYADLEESDALIFIGANPCIAHPILWQRVTMNRRNPDIVVIDPRRTETAEAATLHVPLRPKSDLVLLYGLARRLIERGAVDQAFGAAHTSGFEAFAEFVAEFTVDRVVRDTGLPREMLERLVEVIATRERVSFWWTMGVNQSHEATRTAQAIINLALMTGNIGRPGTGANSITGQCNAMGSRLFGNATSLLGGYDFARREHRAHVARVLQIDPAVIPEAPGLAYDQILDAIERGEIRGLWIVATNTAHSWIGSQRFAALRERLEFLVVQDMYATTETAQLADLVLPAAGWGEKDGVIINSERRLGLVRKVARAPGEALSDFAILKLIAEGWGCGEMFRRWSSPAAVFQILKEVSRGQPCDFSGVRDYWQIEEEGGIQWPRPDMREMPNGECRGSTEEDTLEGSHSTFDDRHSSFHERRLFEDGKFFTQDGRARFFFEAPRPMPEPPDPEYPFLLMTGRGSSAQWHTGTRTNKSAVLRKLAPQQLYAEINPADAARLGVVSGGIVRVISRRGSCEALAFVTATVQRGHVFLPMHFAPANRLTFPSFDPHSRQPSYKAAAVRIEPRPC comes from the coding sequence ATGAGCACGATCGCCGAACGACTGCGCGCGCAGAGTGGACCGATGACGAGCGAACTCGTCCAGCGGCCGAGTGACTTCGGCTTGGGCCGGCTGCCGTCGCGACTGGCGCCGGCGGCGACGATCACCTCGGTGTGCGGGTTCTGCAGCACCGGATGCGGACTGAAGATCCACCTCAACGACCGCGGTGAGGCGATCAATCTCACGGCAGACCCGGGCTATCCGGTGAACCTCGGGATGGCGTGTCCGAAAGGCTGGGAGGCGCTGACGCCGCTCGTCGCGACGGATCGGGCCACGACACCGTTGCTGCGCGACGACGCAAGCGGCCGGCTCGTGCCAGTTTCGTGGTCGGTCGCGCTCGCGGCGTTCGTGCAGCGGTTCCGTTCGATCCAAGAGCGCTCGGGCAAGGCGGCGGTCGCGGTGTTGAGTACGGGGCAGATCGTCACCGAGGAAATGGCGCTGCTCGGTGCACTGGCGAAGTTCGGGATGGGCGTGCGGCACCTCGACTCCAACACGCGTCAGTGCATGGCGACGTCGCACGTCGCCTATAAGCAGGCGTTCGGATTCGACGCGCCGCCGTTCACCTACGCGGATCTCGAGGAGAGCGACGCGCTGATTTTCATTGGGGCGAACCCGTGCATCGCGCATCCGATCCTGTGGCAGCGCGTGACGATGAACCGGCGGAATCCGGACATCGTCGTGATCGATCCGCGGCGGACAGAAACCGCCGAGGCGGCGACCTTGCACGTACCGTTGCGGCCGAAAAGCGATCTCGTGCTGCTCTACGGGCTGGCGCGGCGGCTGATCGAGCGCGGCGCGGTCGATCAGGCGTTTGGCGCGGCGCACACGAGCGGTTTCGAAGCGTTCGCCGAGTTCGTGGCCGAGTTCACCGTCGACCGGGTCGTGCGCGACACTGGTTTGCCGCGCGAGATGCTGGAGCGGCTGGTGGAGGTCATCGCGACGCGCGAGCGGGTGTCGTTCTGGTGGACAATGGGCGTGAACCAGAGTCACGAGGCGACGCGGACGGCGCAGGCGATCATCAACCTCGCGTTGATGACGGGAAACATCGGCCGGCCCGGCACGGGCGCGAACTCGATCACGGGTCAGTGCAACGCGATGGGTTCGCGGCTGTTTGGCAATGCGACGTCGCTGCTCGGCGGCTATGATTTTGCCCGGCGCGAGCATCGCGCGCACGTCGCGCGTGTGCTGCAGATCGATCCGGCGGTGATCCCCGAGGCGCCCGGGCTGGCCTACGATCAAATCCTGGACGCGATCGAACGCGGCGAGATTCGAGGGTTGTGGATCGTGGCCACGAACACTGCGCATTCGTGGATCGGCTCGCAGCGGTTCGCCGCGCTGCGTGAGCGGCTGGAGTTCCTCGTCGTGCAGGACATGTATGCGACCACGGAGACCGCGCAGCTGGCCGACCTCGTGTTGCCGGCCGCGGGCTGGGGCGAGAAAGACGGCGTGATCATCAACAGCGAGCGCCGGCTCGGGCTGGTGCGAAAAGTGGCGCGCGCACCCGGCGAGGCGCTGAGTGATTTCGCGATTCTCAAGCTGATCGCGGAGGGTTGGGGCTGCGGAGAGATGTTCCGGCGCTGGAGTTCGCCGGCAGCCGTGTTTCAGATCTTGAAGGAGGTTTCGCGCGGTCAGCCGTGCGATTTTTCGGGGGTGCGAGACTACTGGCAGATCGAGGAGGAAGGTGGAATTCAGTGGCCGCGGCCGGACATGCGTGAAATGCCGAATGGCGAGTGCCGAGGGTCGACTGAAGAAGACACATTGGAGGGGAGCCATTCGACATTCGACGATCGGCATTCTTCGTTTCATGAGCGCCGGCTGTTCGAAGACGGAAAGTTTTTCACCCAGGATGGGCGGGCGCGGTTTTTCTTCGAGGCGCCGCGGCCGATGCCGGAGCCGCCGGACCCGGAGTATCCGTTCCTGCTCATGACAGGGCGCGGGTCCTCGGCGCAGTGGCACACGGGCACACGGACGAACAAGAGCGCGGTGCTGCGCAAGCTCGCGCCACAGCAGTTGTATGCCGAGATCAACCCCGCGGATGCGGCCCGGCTCGG
- a CDS encoding 4Fe-4S dicluster domain-containing protein — protein sequence MLASRDNFPLLTELLAEQQRLATPVARFAAASGGAPALEPVYRDLIPLSAPAAGEQYAFEVDLDACTGCKACVAACHALNGLDEHESWRDVGLLVAGTERRPFQQTITTACHHCADPACLNGCPVLAYEKDPLTGIVRHLDDQCIGCQYCILKCPYDAPKYNARLGIVRKCDMCHDRLAHGEAPACVQACPTHAIRIVAAPTPPRPPEPNFTYYVKIAERRPTAEVAASAELLPGAPSANYTRPMTRYTSQRGLPAGIRAADAMALRPQPAHWPLVIMLTLLPLAIGCQAVVTLVAMRANFTYYVKIGWNVVPGEWAERGAYDLTLCGAVAGVLGLAASVAHLGQPRRAWRIFLGWRRSWLSREAMVFGAWLPLTLATLIWPALTLPAAVVGAVGLGCSVMIYADTRRGFWAAAQTAPRFFGGAAAMGASVAIALGIEAAGAAVVLAAAMLIKLACDARVVRVLDVADEEDPSVGWLATARLLTGPLRRAFGGRLVIALVGGLLLPAWILSADVPPWSRWLWCAGMFAGELVERWLFFRAVDAPKMPGLVG from the coding sequence ATGCTCGCGTCGCGCGATAATTTTCCGCTGCTCACCGAGCTGTTGGCCGAGCAGCAACGGCTCGCCACGCCTGTCGCGCGGTTCGCGGCAGCCTCCGGCGGGGCCCCGGCGCTGGAGCCGGTCTATCGTGATTTGATTCCGCTCAGCGCACCGGCGGCGGGCGAGCAGTATGCGTTCGAAGTCGATCTCGATGCCTGCACCGGCTGCAAGGCGTGCGTGGCCGCGTGCCATGCGCTCAACGGACTCGACGAACACGAGTCGTGGCGCGACGTCGGACTGCTCGTGGCCGGAACCGAGCGCCGGCCGTTTCAGCAAACGATCACAACGGCGTGCCACCACTGTGCCGATCCCGCGTGTCTCAACGGCTGCCCGGTGCTGGCGTATGAGAAGGACCCGCTGACCGGGATCGTGCGGCACCTCGATGACCAGTGCATTGGCTGCCAGTATTGCATCCTGAAGTGCCCCTACGACGCACCGAAATACAACGCGCGGCTCGGCATCGTGCGAAAATGCGACATGTGCCACGACCGGCTCGCGCATGGGGAAGCACCCGCCTGTGTGCAGGCCTGTCCGACTCACGCGATTCGAATCGTCGCGGCACCGACGCCGCCGCGGCCGCCCGAGCCTAATTTCACGTATTACGTGAAAATCGCTGAGAGACGTCCGACTGCGGAGGTGGCCGCGTCGGCGGAGCTTCTCCCGGGAGCGCCATCTGCCAACTACACGCGGCCGATGACGCGCTACACGTCACAACGTGGGCTGCCGGCCGGAATACGAGCGGCGGACGCCATGGCGCTCCGCCCTCAGCCGGCGCACTGGCCACTGGTGATCATGCTCACGTTGCTGCCTCTCGCGATTGGCTGTCAGGCCGTAGTCACGCTCGTGGCGATGCGAGCGAATTTCACGTATTACGTGAAAATAGGCTGGAACGTTGTCCCGGGGGAGTGGGCGGAACGAGGCGCGTATGACTTGACCCTTTGCGGGGCGGTGGCGGGGGTGCTGGGGCTGGCGGCGAGCGTGGCGCACCTAGGCCAGCCGAGGCGGGCGTGGCGCATCTTCCTCGGCTGGCGGCGTAGCTGGCTGAGCCGCGAGGCTATGGTATTCGGTGCGTGGTTGCCACTCACGCTCGCGACGCTGATCTGGCCAGCGCTCACGCTTCCCGCCGCTGTGGTCGGCGCGGTGGGGCTGGGCTGCTCGGTGATGATCTACGCGGACACGCGGCGGGGGTTCTGGGCGGCGGCGCAAACCGCGCCACGGTTTTTTGGAGGCGCCGCGGCGATGGGGGCATCGGTCGCGATCGCATTGGGTATTGAGGCAGCGGGAGCGGCGGTGGTGCTGGCGGCGGCGATGCTGATCAAGCTCGCGTGCGACGCCCGCGTGGTGCGCGTGCTCGACGTTGCGGACGAGGAGGATCCGTCGGTGGGCTGGCTCGCGACGGCGCGGCTCTTGACCGGACCGCTGCGGCGCGCGTTTGGCGGACGATTGGTAATTGCGCTGGTAGGCGGGTTGCTCCTCCCAGCGTGGATTCTGAGCGCGGACGTGCCGCCGTGGAGCCGCTGGCTCTGGTGCGCTGGAATGTTCGCCGGCGAGTTGGTGGAGCGTTGGCTGTTCTTCCGGGCGGTGGATGCGCCGAAAATGCCGGGACTCGTCGGATGA
- a CDS encoding sulfite reductase subunit alpha codes for MHTVPVLPDSAPFTLEQRAWLNGYLAGLFSRGPVADVAGGVDLGRPASTSPATAKPTRLAPLTILFGSQTGTCESLAKRAAKEAGKRGFAATVRDMGAFTIEQLAQEQNLLVITSTYGEGEPPDNAKALHAALTAATKAPSRDEGVAAPAAGEVLPGAATPPWRLLGALRYSVCALGDTNYVHFCQCGKEFDAALEKLGAARAAAAAECDLDYEAKFTSWLDGALSGLTEVGRVIPNAPSTANLSGAVTAAGVGGVADPGQPSSPSPATPTQTETLTRSATPDGANGPRFSRQNPFPALVLASRRLNGAGSAKQVQHVEFDLGDSGFVYAAGDALGVYAHNCPELVGDVLAVLGCDGEEAVAAPDGSSITLRRALTEFYDLGKPTDELLAVVSPCLQAARGRDMGETPALPRSAPHHVIDALLAAGGGKLAPAEFVRTLKRLQPRLYSISSSPKAHAGQVHLTVSAVRYEKDARARKGVCSTFLADRVQPGETRIGVFVHRNAAFRLPESGDVPVIMVGPGTGIAPFRAFLHERRVTGARGRNWLLFGDQHAATDFLYQEELAELQRGGVLTRLDTAFSRDQAEKVYVQHRMLENARELLAWLEQGAHFYVCGDASRMAKDVDAALQRVVELAGGRTAEQAADYVQTLRTSKRYQRDVY; via the coding sequence ATGCACACCGTCCCCGTCCTTCCCGATTCCGCTCCCTTCACGCTCGAGCAGCGAGCGTGGCTGAACGGCTATCTCGCCGGATTATTCTCGCGCGGACCAGTTGCTGATGTTGCCGGGGGCGTCGACCTCGGCCGGCCGGCCTCAACGAGCCCGGCTACAGCCAAACCAACGCGGCTGGCGCCGCTCACGATCCTCTTCGGTTCGCAGACGGGCACGTGCGAGAGCCTGGCCAAGCGCGCGGCCAAGGAGGCCGGCAAGCGGGGATTCGCGGCGACCGTGCGCGACATGGGCGCGTTCACGATCGAGCAGCTCGCGCAGGAGCAGAACCTCCTCGTGATCACCAGCACCTATGGCGAGGGCGAGCCGCCGGACAATGCGAAGGCGCTGCATGCGGCGTTGACGGCGGCGACGAAAGCACCCAGCCGCGACGAGGGCGTCGCGGCTCCAGCGGCCGGAGAGGTCCTTCCTGGAGCCGCCACGCCCCCGTGGCGACTATTGGGTGCGCTCCGCTACAGCGTCTGCGCGCTAGGCGACACGAACTACGTGCATTTCTGCCAGTGCGGAAAAGAGTTCGATGCGGCCCTCGAAAAACTCGGCGCCGCGCGTGCGGCGGCGGCGGCCGAGTGTGATCTGGACTATGAGGCAAAGTTCACGAGCTGGCTCGATGGGGCGCTGAGCGGGCTGACAGAGGTAGGGCGCGTTATCCCTAACGCGCCGTCGACGGCGAATTTGTCCGGCGCTGTCACCGCGGCCGGCGTAGGCGGGGTCGCCGACCCCGGCCAGCCGAGCTCACCGAGCCCGGCTACACCGACGCAGACCGAAACGCTCACGCGTTCCGCTACGCCGGATGGCGCGAACGGGCCGCGCTTCTCGCGGCAGAATCCGTTCCCCGCGCTCGTGCTCGCGTCGCGGCGGTTGAACGGCGCCGGCTCGGCGAAACAGGTGCAGCATGTGGAGTTCGACCTCGGCGACTCCGGATTCGTCTACGCAGCAGGTGATGCGCTGGGCGTCTACGCGCACAACTGCCCGGAGTTGGTCGGCGACGTGTTGGCGGTGCTCGGCTGCGATGGCGAAGAGGCGGTCGCCGCACCGGATGGCAGCAGCATCACGCTGCGCCGCGCGCTGACGGAGTTCTATGATCTGGGCAAACCGACCGACGAGTTGCTGGCCGTCGTGAGCCCCTGTTTGCAGGCAGCTCGGGGACGCGACATGGGCGAGACGCCCGCGCTGCCGCGTTCGGCGCCGCATCACGTCATCGATGCGTTGCTAGCTGCGGGTGGGGGAAAGCTGGCGCCCGCGGAATTCGTGCGCACGCTGAAGCGGCTGCAGCCGCGGTTGTATTCGATTTCATCGTCGCCAAAGGCGCATGCGGGGCAGGTGCACCTGACGGTGAGTGCAGTGCGCTACGAGAAAGACGCCCGGGCGCGGAAGGGCGTGTGCTCGACGTTTTTGGCGGATCGCGTGCAGCCGGGAGAAACACGGATCGGCGTATTTGTGCACCGCAACGCAGCGTTCCGGCTGCCGGAGAGTGGCGACGTTCCGGTAATCATGGTCGGGCCTGGCACAGGGATCGCGCCGTTCCGCGCGTTCCTGCATGAACGCCGCGTGACCGGCGCGCGCGGTCGGAACTGGCTGCTGTTTGGCGACCAGCACGCTGCGACAGATTTCCTCTACCAGGAGGAACTCGCGGAGTTGCAGCGCGGCGGCGTGCTGACGCGGCTCGACACGGCGTTTTCGCGCGACCAAGCCGAAAAAGTCTACGTCCAGCACCGGATGCTGGAGAACGCGCGCGAGTTGCTCGCCTGGCTGGAGCAGGGCGCGCATTTCTACGTCTGCGGCGATGCGAGCCGGATGGCAAAAGACGTGGACGCCGCGTTGCAGCGCGTCGTCGAACTCGCCGGTGGCAGGACCGCGGAACAGGCAGCCGACTACGTGCAGACGCTCCGAACATCGAAGCGTTATCAGCGTGATGTCTACTAG